A window of Geitlerinema sp. PCC 9228 genomic DNA:
ATTTGTCGGTTCTTACCCAACGGCAAACTGACTTTTGTTAACGATGCCTACTGCCGCTATATGGGCAAATCTAGAAACGAACTGGTGGGGAAAAACTTTTTTGTATCTTTCTCTCAAAACGACCGAGCCATTACTTTCAAGCATCTCTCTACCCTCACCCCAAAAGAAAACTCCCGTACCATCGAACAAAGCATCACTGGCGAAGACGGACAAACCTATTGGAAACAGTGGAACATTCGCGCCATATTCGACCGGGAAGGTAGACTTCACGAGTTTCAAGCTGTAGGACAAGATATTAGCGATCGCAAACGTGCAGAAGAACGCCTGCGCCACAATACCCTCCACGACCCCCTCACCAAACTCCCCAACCGTTTTCTATTCCTCGATCGCTTGGAACGTTGCTTGCAACGCTACCAACGACAATCAGGGGGCTTGTTTGCAGTTCTTTTCTTAGATGTAGACCGTTTCAAAAAAATCAACGATAGTTTGGGTCACGTGGCGGGCGATGCTTTCTTACAAGCGGTTACCCAACGCATTCAGAATTGCCTCGACTTTGGCGATACCCTGGCTAGAATCGGCGGTGACGAGTTCGCCATCCTCATAGAAGAAATTCCCAATCCCAACTACGCCAGGGAATACGCCCGCAGAATCCATCAAGCCATAGCTGTTCCCTTTGATATTGATGGCCACGAAATTTTTGCCACCATCAGCATTGGCATCGTACTCGACCATTCCCGCTACGAAAAACCCGACGATTTGCTGCGGGATGCCGATATTGCCATGTACCAGTCCAAAAGTCGCGGCAAAGGGGGCTACCAGGTTTTTACACCGCAGATGCACACTCAAAATGTCACCCGCATTTCCCTGGAACAGGAATTGCGTCAAGCCTTGCGCAAAGGAGAAATTCAAGTATATTACCAAGGCATTTTTTCCTTACACCACGGGCGGCTGTCGGGGTTTGAAGCATTGGTTCGCTGGCAACATCCCGAAAGGGGGTTAATTTCGCCGGGGGAATTTTTGCCGGTGGCAGAAGAGTCGGGGTTAATCGTTCCCATTGGCTGGTGGGTAATGCGGCGGGCTTGTACGCAAATTGCTCAGTGGCAATCGGAGTTGGCGTGGAGTTTGCCTTTAACCATTAATGTGAATTTATCCCAACAGCAGTTTTTCCAACCGGATATGGTGGAACAGGTGGCCAAAATTTTGCGGGAGTCGGGGTTACATTCCCGGTGTTTGCGCCTGGAGGTGTTGGAAAATATTGTGGTGGAAAACGAAGCAGCGGCGACGGAGGTTTTGGCGAAACTACGGGAGTTGCAGGTGCAAATCAATATCGATGATTTTGGTACTGGGTATTCTTCGTTGAGTCGCTTGCAGTGTTTTCCCGTAGATGCGTTAAAAATTGACCGTTCTTTCGTGCGCAATATGGAAACCCACGCGGAGAGTTTGGAAATTGTGCGGGCGATTATTACTTTGGGACATAATTTGCGGTTGGATGTGGTGGCAGAGGGGGTGGAGAATATGCAACAGGTGGAGCAATTGCGATCGCTGGGATGCGATTACGTTCAAGGATTTTTCCTCTGCCATCCCCTCAACGATGAAGCAGCCAAGGAAACCCTGTGGGCGTCTGCTGCTTATGTTTATAAATCCCGCAGAAAAAAAAGCAAACGCAAGCAGGCTTCCCCACCTTCTGCCAAGGGAAAAAGCTATCCGTTCCGCGATCGCAACCGGCCCAACACCTAGCCTTCAAAACGGGAAAAATACTCTCAAGTAAGCAGCCATCAAAGCTTCTCCCCACAAAGCCGCGATCGCTGCCCCCACCGCCAAAAACGGACCAAAAGGAATGGGCGAGCGACGGTCGATTGCTCGCAAAGCGATCGCGCCACCCCCCACAAACGCCCCTCCCACGCAAGCCAAAAAGCCGCCCACCAACAGCAATTTCCAACCCAACCAAGCCCCCATCATCGCCGCCAACTTGGCATCGCCACCGCCCATAGCCGTTCTGCCAAACGCCACCGACCCTACTACGGTGACAATATCCAGCAGCCAAATCCCCACCACAGCCCCCAAAATCCCCGAAAACAGAGCCGCTAGCATCCCCGGCAGCGACCCCGTTGTCTGCCATCCCAGCCCCATTTGAAAGACCAATCCCAACACCAATCCCGATTCTGTCAGCGAATTGGGCAGGGTCATGGTATCCAAATCGATAAAAGCCAAAACCAACAGCCAACTAATAAAAACCCAGTAGCTAACTGTATGTAAAAAATCTGGTGCCTGTAAAAACACCAACAAAAACAAAAAACCCGTCAGCGCTTCTACCAAAGGGTAGCGAATGGAGATAGGGGCGTGGCAGTGGGCGCAGCGCCCGCGTAAGTAAAACCAAGCGAATACCGGTACATTTTCCCAAGCACGTAGTTTGTGCAAACATTTCGGGCAGCGGGAGGCTGGAAACAGCACCGATATGCCCGCAGGCAAGCGACCAATGACAACATTAAGAAAACTGCCGATGGAAGCTCCGAAAAAAAAGACAATGCCCCAAATTGGTAAGTAAAAAAGCGTCTCCATTGCCAGAAAAAACCAATTTTATCTGCGAGAATCTGGTTCTAGGTGAGAAAAAGGTACAAAACACTCTTGGGGAAGCAATGCAGGCTGGCGATAGAAAATTAACTGACCGCGCAACGTATAGCAATCAATCGCCACCCCGAGGGGGTCGGTTGTGTGGTTGGGATGGGCTTCCTGATAGGCACGATAAATTTGCCGTGCAGCTCGAAGCACGGAAGGATCGAACAAAGGAGGAACATTGCGATCGCTGTGTTGGTTTTCTGCGGGTTCCCAAGTCGTATACACCACCACCCTGCCTTACTATGCGCGTCATCAGACGGAGGAAAAAAAAGAGGATACAGCCACTTTTGGGCGTGCTTGGCTTGATTGTAGCACGATTGTGGTGGGGGATTGGAGTGGGTGTATCAGGCGTACCGAGCGTGGCAGGAAGCAATTCATACCAAAATCTGTACGGCGAAAACCCGAAAAACTTCACATCAACCGAACGCATAAGCATAACCATCCCTTTGGTGAATT
This region includes:
- a CDS encoding EAL domain-containing protein, which translates into the protein MEKHEEPTNFISLQVKWLVGLTVLLGMVFFVAYKRQSSFAVAEAKERLQTDMQNTLQGAAAGTNVRDLLLLSQQGQANENGFSDNPRYWSQLQWLHQVHQIEPTARLYTYLPAHGSSDRSHPVAEGNRKVIFVVDVWAKNDPEKAFKFLQSHTAPPEMLSALETGELVRRLEPYTRNHRRWIGMYAPLKNEAGEVVAGIGIEVPWQELQQIQRSHERRLLVALSVGYVAILGLVFIPVRIFARRLMALKQTAESIGRGNYERHLHDLGRSRFPDELHLLAQVFQKMSEQITQREKFLQAIVEDQTEFICRFLPNGKLTFVNDAYCRYMGKSRNELVGKNFFVSFSQNDRAITFKHLSTLTPKENSRTIEQSITGEDGQTYWKQWNIRAIFDREGRLHEFQAVGQDISDRKRAEERLRHNTLHDPLTKLPNRFLFLDRLERCLQRYQRQSGGLFAVLFLDVDRFKKINDSLGHVAGDAFLQAVTQRIQNCLDFGDTLARIGGDEFAILIEEIPNPNYAREYARRIHQAIAVPFDIDGHEIFATISIGIVLDHSRYEKPDDLLRDADIAMYQSKSRGKGGYQVFTPQMHTQNVTRISLEQELRQALRKGEIQVYYQGIFSLHHGRLSGFEALVRWQHPERGLISPGEFLPVAEESGLIVPIGWWVMRRACTQIAQWQSELAWSLPLTINVNLSQQQFFQPDMVEQVAKILRESGLHSRCLRLEVLENIVVENEAAATEVLAKLRELQVQINIDDFGTGYSSLSRLQCFPVDALKIDRSFVRNMETHAESLEIVRAIITLGHNLRLDVVAEGVENMQQVEQLRSLGCDYVQGFFLCHPLNDEAAKETLWASAAYVYKSRRKKSKRKQASPPSAKGKSYPFRDRNRPNT
- a CDS encoding A24 family peptidase, which encodes METLFYLPIWGIVFFFGASIGSFLNVVIGRLPAGISVLFPASRCPKCLHKLRAWENVPVFAWFYLRGRCAHCHAPISIRYPLVEALTGFLFLLVFLQAPDFLHTVSYWVFISWLLVLAFIDLDTMTLPNSLTESGLVLGLVFQMGLGWQTTGSLPGMLAALFSGILGAVVGIWLLDIVTVVGSVAFGRTAMGGGDAKLAAMMGAWLGWKLLLVGGFLACVGGAFVGGGAIALRAIDRRSPIPFGPFLAVGAAIAALWGEALMAAYLRVFFPF